tgctgtatgcAGTGCTAGTCTggtctgtactgtgctgtatgcAGTGCTAGTCTggtctgtactgtgctgtatgcAGTGCTAGTCCAGTGTGTACTGTGCTGTATGCAGTGCTAGTCTggtctgtactgtgctgtatgcAGTGCTAGTCCggtctgtactgtgctgtatgcAGTGCTAGTCCggtctgtactgtgctgtatgcAGTGCTAGTCCGGTCTGTACTGTGTATGCAGCGCTAGTCCTGTCTATACTGTGCTAGTCCTCACCAGATTCCTCTTGCGTCGGGCCAGTCACGGCCCATGCCGGAGGCCAGCAGCAGGGGGGAGACGGGCTTGTCAAACAGGAAGTGGTCATCGATGAGCTGCTGCTGCTCCTTGTCAGACATGTCCTTCAGTGGGTAGTACTTCCCCTTGAACTCTCCGTCCAGACTGCTCAAGGCTgcggacagacagagagagtcaGACACACCGACATGGCTCCCAGCCCTTTTCAGTGTATCAGTGTGACAGCCACACTGAGCTCCTCACAAGCTCCCCCTCTCCCGCCCTCTCCCCTGACTCACCCTCAATAGACATCTTCTCGATGGCTCTCCTCTCTCCACGGCTGCAGTGGGGGGGCAGGGTGTACCCAATGATGCTCCGGCCAGTGCGCACGCGGCTGCTGAGCACGTACTTGGGGTCCAGGTCGTCTCCCCCCTGCGGGCAGACAGACAAGGggacagagagatagacagagagacagagagagagagagacagagagcatcCGTTTTTCTATTTCAAAGGAAATCTGCTGATTCTGCAGCAGCAGTGCAGCCACACAGACAGGGCTGTTTCTATACCTTTTAATAATCAGGTTTAAAGAGTAGATACTGTATCTCTTGCTAACTGCACAGGGGAGGGGTGGAGTCTGGACAGGAAAGAGCATCTATAAATTATCAGACTCTGATTGGTGTGGAATGCAGGAAgagtaaaataattaataaattcaatgagaaaTATTGTGATACACCCTTACTGCACCGGGGGCTGTGTCTGGACAGGGGGAGGGGCTGTGCTGCTCAGGGGGAGGGTCTGTGCAGCTCAGGGGGAGGGTCTGTGCTGCTCAGGGGGAGGGTCTGTGCAGCTCAGGGGGAGGGTCTGTGCTGCTCAGGGGGAGGGCCTGTGAGGCTCAGGGGGAGGGTCTGTGCTGCTCAGGGGGAGGGTCTGTGCTGCTCAGGGGGAGGGGCTGTGCAGCTCAGGGGGAGGGGCTGTGCTGCTCAGGGGGAGGGGCTGTGCAGCTCAGGGGGAGGGTCTGTGCTGCTCAGGGGGAGGGGCTATGCAGCTCAGGGGGAGGGTCTGTGCTGCTCAGGGGGAGGGTCTGTGCTGTACCTTGAGGTTCTCGAAGTTCAGGTCAGTCTTGTGCTTGTCGGTGGGCTTGTAGCCTCCGTGACGGTCCTGGATGACGGGGTCCAGCAGGTCTTTGAACACCTCGTAGGTCTCCTCATCTCCCGCAACGCAGCCCACTGTCATGATGAAGGGGTGACCtggggcagggagagagagagggggtgagacagggagtgggagagagaaagagggagagacagggaacgggaaaaagagagggggagagacagggagcaGGATACAGAaagggggagagacagggagcaGGACAAATGGGGTGAGAAAGAGAGGGGTCGTGAGAcagggagtgggagagagagggggatagaTGGAGtgggagaaagagggagagacagggagtgggagagagagagatgggatgAGACAGGGAGCGGGAGAGACGGGGAGAGacatggagagggagagagggggacagagagagCGGGTGAGACACGGGACATAGCGAGAAGTGAGACAGGGCCTCACCAGGGTTGTCCACTCCAGTCTGGATCACATCATCCAGGGTGAAGCCGCTGGGTGTCTGCTTGTCCCTCAGTTTCTTGTAGATGTCCAGAGTCAGCGCCTTGGCCATGTGGTTGTTGTGTTTGGAGAGGTCTGGATACTCATCCTCCGCTGAGAACTTCAGCTTGTAGTTGTTGTGAGTGTTTCCAAAAGGCATGACTGCACGTCTTACACGTTCtgcaagagagaggagaggggagagggttaCAGTTGAGGTCTGCTTGCTTTAAACAGTAATGCTCAGAACAACTCCTGTGTAAAGAAGCACAGTGACAgctgaagcataggcaagcattgtagagcacagataggTACAGTAAAGCTTactaataaacatggtaaactgtggtaaatgcatagtctaaccatgggaaaagtgcagaAATACCAGGATGAGTTCCTAGAAGGGCTGCTGCTCTGAGGCCTCTCTGAGCATCTCATTTCACTGCTGAAGTGAAGAGCGGAGGTCAGtgggtgtcagtgtcagtgtgtgtgcgtgtgtgtcagtctggGCATGGAGCAGATTATTAATAGAACTCTCCATCTCTGGGGCAACCCAGACAGCCAACCACCTCTCCCAGCCGATCCACCACACCCTGACCCTCCTCTCCCCTGACAGCTGCCCCTCTCCCCTGACAGctacccctctcccctctcatctgtccctctcccccctcccctctcagctgtccctctcccctctctcctctcagctgtcactctcccctctcccctctcagctgtccctctcccctctcccctctcccctctcagatgtccctctcccctctcccctctcagctgtcaatctcccctctctcccctctctcttctcccctctccgctgtccctctcccctctcagcGGTCCCTTTCCCCTCTTCCCTCAGCTgtccctctcccatctctcctctCAGctgtccctctcccctctccgctgtccctctcctctctcccctgacTCTCAAGTTACAGCTGAGCAGTGTGGAGAGCCACGCAGGAGCCTCGCTGAGCTTGTACTGACACAGCAAGTTCACACACTGACAAATAATCAAAATAGCATCTCTGGATCTCGAACCCCAGCAAGCCTGCTGTTCCTAAGCAGTGGACACACCCCAAACGAGTCCTGCAGAGAATCCTGGGAGAGTACATTGCACATGtattcctcatgtattttgtagattttctgtattttatttgcagGTCATTTTAAACTGCTAGAGCAGAGGGCAGTTTCCCCAGTACGAACGACTCCCAGTGGGGTCCTCCAAGGCTCCCTGTTACCAGGGGCTCTCCCAGTCTGACAAAGCTAACACTATACAAAGGCATATCTTTTGTTACTGGTTTCTTTTTGCTGTATATTtctaatatacaaaaaaatatttactatatattgtaaaatgaaatatatatatatatatatatattcattgtgaaacacagagagggatcatggtctatcatttgagactcaaaTTAGGGAAGATActgaagtatctttttaccatttgagaaatatagccaaacttataccaattatttccatatctgatgccgagagactaatgcatgcatttgtttcatctagaattatTGTGTCCCAattggtgtcccaaaacgtgtggtatcctaaattatggaatgctctgccttcatttgtcagggaagctggggttgttaaagttttcaagtcaagactaaaaacacacttttataaaatggtgtcccacagtaaaagcacagcaaagtataataaagcacagtgaaagcatggtgaagcacaggcaagcactaTAAAAATAGCAAGGCATGGGAAAGCAGATATAGCCAAGGGAAGAGCCGTGGCAAACCTTTCTAGGGTGGGAGGGCAGCCAATCTGCATCCTTGCTCTTGATATCTTCCACACATGGGCAGT
The sequence above is a segment of the Acipenser ruthenus chromosome 7, fAciRut3.2 maternal haplotype, whole genome shotgun sequence genome. Coding sequences within it:
- the LOC117416112 gene encoding creatine kinase M-type translates to MPFGNTHNNYKLKFSAEDEYPDLSKHNNHMAKALTLDIYKKLRDKQTPSGFTLDDVIQTGVDNPGHPFIMTVGCVAGDEETYEVFKDLLDPVIQDRHGGYKPTDKHKTDLNFENLKGGDDLDPKYVLSSRVRTGRSIIGYTLPPHCSRGERRAIEKMSIEALSSLDGEFKGKYYPLKDMSDKEQQQLIDDHFLFDKPVSPLLLASGMGRDWPDARGIWHNDNKTFLVWVNEEDHLRVIAMEKGGNMKEVFRRFCVGLQKIEAVFKKHNHGFMWNEHLGYVLTCPSNLGTGLRGGVHVKLPNLSKHAKFEEVLNRLRLQKRGTGGVDTAAEGGVFDISNADRLGFSEVEQVQMVVDGVKLMIEMEKKLEKGGSIDDMVPAQK